CTGTTTCTTCATATGTAACCTGTTTCTTCATATGTAACCTGTTTCTTCATATGTAACCTGTTTCTTCATATGTAACTTGTTTCTTCATATGTAACCTGTTTCTTCATATGTAACCTGTTTCTTCATATGTAACCTGTTTCTTCATATGTAACCTGTTTCTTCATATGTAACCTGTTTCTTCATATGTAACCTGTTTCTTCATATGTAACCTGTTTCTTCATATGTAACCTGTTTCTTCATATGTAACCTGTTTCTTCATATGTAACCTGTTTCTTCATATGTAACCTGTTTCTTCATATGTAACCTGTTTCTTCATATGTAACCTGTTTCTTCATATGTAACCTGTTTCTTCATATGTAACCTGTTTCTTCATATGTAACCTGTTTCTTCATATGTAACCTGTTACTTCATATGTAAATTGCTCCTTCATATGATAACTGTCCCTTTATTCGAGGTTTATAGTACAAGGAGTAATTGTCGATAAACTGTAGAGAGATTCTGTGCCATTATCACCTCACCATTATATCAGGACTAAACCTGCTTGTTCCCCTTTTTTCTGGAAATGTGTATAGTTCTATTGTAGGTGTTGGTAGTCTTGCTCTTGGTGAGGATACTGATGTTGGAGGAGTTTACTGGGTGTACTGGTACTCCTGGAGGTGATAGCGAGGGCACTGCAGGtgctgctgctaatgctgctgTTGTAGTTGATTGTATTACCGGATACAATTGTTGATTGTAGCAGCTATTGTTGATGCTCTTCCTGGTGGTGCTGATTAAGTATTTGGACTGTAAATTGGATAAATTGGGCAATGAGGCTTACATCTTTATTGAAGTCAGCGGGAATTGTGGGAATTTTCAGAAAATATAATTATTTGTTCATATTCCTACTAACTTATTTCGCACAAATTCCTGCTGGCATGTTTGCCTAAAATATAATTTGGCCATTTTTACTTTGAGCATTTTTTTTTCGGAGCCGAGGGTGTAGGAAATGTTGGAGATTATCGGGGCTGTGTTACTTTTCTTAACAATCTGGTTTTAATTCGTGCACAAAGATATATAATTTAAGTAATTGATATAATTGTTTATACCAGATTTGTTGGTGATTTCCTTTAGATTTTGAATTAAATTTTTCACCCCAGGTACTTGCTTACATAACTAAATATtcttcttaattttttttaatctgGAGGTTGGGTAAAATGCGAAAAATCTCCGTTTTTTCGATGTGGTCAAATTAAtctatacaattaaatttaagtcTTCAAATATGTACAATATAACCTTTAATTGCATTCACTAAATGCACTCAAGCATAATATTTTACATTCGTCTTATTTTTCAAACTGGAGGACAGTTTGGGGAAAATGCAAAAAAGTCTACATTTTCCTTTATGGTAAAATTTTCTTATAAAAGGCCTAAATTTAAGACTTGAAATATATGAAATCACTTTCATTTACGCTTCATTTACGTATAATGTTTTAATAATAAGGGGTcttaaatcttttttttttatcagagGTACAGGAAATATATTGCTTTTCCTCAGAATCTAAGTTGACTCAACCATTGATGCCGAGACTCATTAGTCTAGTAAGTGTTCAGGTGCCATGCGCCAGTTCCATTAAAGTTTCAATTTTGAATGTGACAAATATTGTCTAACTCAGCGCACAAATATTACGCATGCAATCTGGGGTCAGGTTATCCtcaaggttgtggtggtgctggtggtggtggtgggggtgcagatggtggtggtggtactgtcggAGGCGAAGGTGAAGGTGTTGCTACTGAAGATGCAGGCACTGCTGAAGGTGGTCATAAAGGTGGAGGTGCTTGTGCTTGTAGCGATGCAGCTGACCAAAGTTCTGGCTGGCGTGTGACCAGGAGAATAAGTTGGAATTCCTCTGGTGGCCAGAGTTTTTCTCCCACTTAAGATTACATGTGGAAAGACTCAGAGGGCGCTGGAGGAGCGGTAAGTGGTTAGTCGTTGGGAAACCCTTGTTTTGCTCCACTATTTTCTCTAATGGTCTGGGCACCATTGGGTGGTGTCTGCTGCGTGTCCTGGTCCCCACCTTTGTGagaccctcccccccttcccccgttcGGCCTTTTCCCACCCCTTttgagatccccccccccctcggcctgGTCCCATCCTTGTGAGAGCTCGCTTGTCCTGGTCCGACCCAttatgaagagtttgtctttgtcgacTTCCGTTCCTCCGAGTATCTTGTATGATGTAATCATGATTCGTTTCTGGCCACGTTTTCCATCATTGTGAGGTTTGGGTCTCTCGGCCTATGCTAGATCAGTTAATCACAACATCAGGCGGCTAAATTTATACTTGGTGGTAAATTTCCGTACCTTTTCAACCGTTTTTGAAGGTCCTTATTTATGTTTGGGTTCCCAGTTAGCACTGTTGAGTGCATGCCCCCGTACTGTTTATATATACGCCATGTACAGTATGTTGAATAAATACgcgaatatatttgcatatttcGAATATATTTCCTGAATATttgcataattattattattattatttgcattattatcgcGCTTTTTGCATTATCCTACACGATGCTCCCTTACAAACTGTCAAGATAGCATACTGACTATTTCATAATTCTAATTCCCTCAGATACTGTTATTTGCTAATGCCTTGTAACATgttcagggaacagctcctgctaaGGGCGTAAGACTTCACGCAAGCCAATAATTAGAAGCCCAGATGGAGGGCTCGCATGTAAAGGGGAAATGAATTAAGTGAGACCCCTTGATTGTTATGAGGTACAGCTTCCCCTCGTGGTCTGGGGAGGCCACGAGGCCATATTGGCTCCCGGTGTCTGTCTCCCAACACCCTTGAGGACACAGCTCCAAGGCCCTCCCAGTAAACATAAGAAATGTAGTTTGAACAAAGGAGGACTActtcgagaccgtcgctctaccgtccatcccaagttgTTAGGGCCGTAGTGGGAGTGACATGCAGGGGTGGCATAGTAAAGAGATGGCAGGCAGCGCGTAATAACTTTAGGGGAACAGGCCAATTGAGTGCAGgacggggctgtgtgtgtgtgtgtgtgtgtgtgtgtgtgtgtgtgtgtgtgtgtgtgtgtgtgtgtgtgtgtgtgtgagatagagCGAGGGAGTGTCAGTGGATGATGACAATATGATGAATAATGATGAAGGCAGGTGAGGATGGGCAGGCGTGGGCGGGCTGTGATTCCCTTACACCCTCCAACTCACTTTCCCGCTCACTTTTTCTCCGTTTCACTTTATATCGCTGACTCTCAAAAGTCTCGAATATGAGAATAAGTTGTAATTATTTATCGTGAAATAATATCCCAttgataataatatataaatattagtagAATACATTAATAACGGAAGGGTATTAAAGCAAGGGTTAATTTAGCCATCGAGGAGCGATTATGTACTGGAGATGTTTTGAGCTAAACATTACGTATGATTTCGGCGGGAGGAACTCGACGACCAGCCAAGCAGCGTGCACCTATCTTCTCGCGCCAGTGGTGGACCGCAGGTGGGAGGGTTGACATCAGGAGCCGCGCCACGCGCGTGTTTGCACCgtcttatagtgtgtgtgtgtgtgtgtttgcgtgcatCTAGTGAACAGGCGTGATGTTACCCGACCTTCACGCACTTATCATACACTCGCGTTGTAATGAAGAATTTTGGTTTTAtacaagtgtatgtgtgtgtttattaaagatggGAGTTTTCCTTAGAGGAAGTGAAACAACTGATAACTTTATTCATGAAACATAGAACAGGAAAACATGCGTTTTCGTGCGTGATTCTGTACCCACCAACGTCCTGGCAAGGTGGTAGTGTCTTTACCGAGCGTCAACACTGCCTGGAGCCAGCATTTGTCGCTCCATCCCTCTAATCTTTTATTCCACGTGGCGAGATATTTTCGGAATGATGCTGTTATCACAGTCCAGTTGATCGGAGCCTATTTTGAGGGTGCTTATCTGTGCTTTTGTATTACGTGTGTGTAATGGTCTAagtgcaattacctaagtgtagttacaggatgagaagtactcttgtggtgtcccgtcttcccagtactcttggtCATATGACGCTATGGAACTATTGATGATTTTGGCCTCCACacctgttgtgtatgtgtgtgtgtgttagttttgTGTGTTCAGAAACCACAACGTGTCGTACATAGTACACTCTTGGGCTTTACAGCCCAAGAGTGCTGCTGCAGCCATAATGGCATGTTTATCATGGTGTTAGTGTGTCCTTCTTATGTTGGCTGATGTCACCTGTGTACATGTGTACTGCCATGTGTGACACGCTCATGTAGATGGTGTGGCACTCTCTGTACCGGCTGGATCTAGCTGTAGCTAGTGTGATACTCTGTGGTGTGGCTAGTGTGATACTCTGTGCTGTGGCTAGTGTGATACTCTGTGGTGTGGCTAGTGTGATACTCTGTGGTGTGGCTAGTGTGATACTCTGTGGTGTGGCTAGTGTGATACTCTGTGGTGTGGCTAGTGTGATACTCTGTGGTGTAGCTAGTGTGATACTCTGTGCTGTGGCTAGTGTGATACTCTGTGGTGTGGCTAGTGTGATACTCTGTGGTGTAGCTAGTGTGATACTCTGTGCTGTGGCTAGTGTGATACTCTGTGGTGTGGCTAGTGTGATACTCTGTGGTGTAGCTAGTGTGATACTCTGTGCTGTGGCTAGTGTGATACTCTGTGGTGTGGCTAGTGTGATACTCTGTGGTGTGGCTAGTGTGATACTCTGTGCTGTGGCTAGTGTGATACTCTGTGGTGTGGCTAGTGTGATACTCTGTGGTGTGGCTTGTGTGATACTCTGTGGTGTGGCTAGTGTGATACTCTGTGGTGTGGCTAGTGTGATACTCTGTGGTGTGGCTAGTGTGATACTCTGTGGTGTGGCTAGTGTGGTGTGGCTAGTGTGATACTCTGTGCTGTGGCTAGTGTGGTGTGGCTAGTGTGATACTCTGTGGTGTGGCTAGTGTGGTGTGGCTAGTGTGATACTCTGTGGTGTGGCTAGTGTGATACTCTGTGGTGTGGCTAGTGTGGTGTGGCTAGTGTGATACTCTGTGCTGTGGCTAGTGTGGTGTGGCTAGTGTGATACTCTGTGGTGTGGCTAGTGTGGTGTGGCTAGTGTGATACTCTGTGGTGTGGCTAgtgtggtgtggcactgtgttaaTGCTGTGCAGATGTGGTGCTATGATATTGCAAGTGTGTGGCTGTGTAGATGGTATGGCACTGTAATGTGGTTAGAGTATGGCTGGATAAATGGTGTGGCACTGGGATGCATAGTTGGTGTGGCACTGTGCTACATCTGTGTTTATGTGGGGGTAATGTGATTCAGCTAGTGTGGCACTCTAGTGTTGATGGCTCTGTGATTCAGCTAGTGTGGCACTCTAGTGTTGATGGCTCTGTGATTCAGCTAGTGTGGCACTCTAGTGTTGATGGCTCTGTGATTCAGCTAGTGTGGCACTCTAGTGTTGATGGCTCTGTGATTCAGCTAGTGTGGCACTCTAGTGTTGATGGCTCTGTGATTCAGCTAGTGTGGCACTCTAGTGTTGATGGCTCTGTGATTCAGCTAGTGTGGCACTCTAGTGTTGATGGCTCTGTGATTCAGCTAGTGTGGCACTCTAGTGTTGATGGCTCTGTGATTCAGCTAGTGTGGCACTCTAGTGTTGATGGCTCTGTGATTCAGCTAGTGTGGCACTCTAGTGTTGATGGCTCTGTGATTCAGCTAGTGTGGCACTCTAGTGTTGATGGCTCTGTGATTCAGCTAGTGTGGCACTCTAGTGTTGATGGCTCTGTGATTCAGCTAGTGTGGCACTCTAGTGTTGATGGCTCTGTGATTCGGCTGGTGTGTTGCTCTTTGTTTTGGCTAGTAATAATATTTTGTGTAGATTACGTTTGTTTTGCTTGGATTCGTGTGTACTGCAGTAgttctgaaatatatatatacataccagttgcgttgctcctggcagtatgggttcgagtcacttctggggtgtgagttttcagttgcatttagtcctggggaccattcaggctttttcgcatatatatatatatatatatatatatatatatatatatatatatatatatatatatatatatatatataatatgaatgaaTGATACTATTGATTATGTACCTCAAATGCTTGTTCGTACATATTTTATCAAAGTATAAAGATTTCaaaatattatttattatcaagtaagtaattaccaaaagaaggcaccaagccgggaagactgGTGGTAGATGTgctctaaatatcactaaggatgccagtacgagaacaaaagcgcataaggatgaacgatatcaaaggtatctgattcactATCATGGTGTTGACTCCTAGATATCCCCTTGGACTGGCCGCAGCGGATGCTGGTAACGGATGCTTTTGTTTGTTATATTTAATGTTGTGTCGAGTTTACCGCTATGCGTGCGGCTTAGTGAATGGAGATAGCGGCTTCTAGTTGTGGTGAACTATTGTCTGTTTTTTAGTTTTATACTGGACTGTATTTTTCAGGCTACAATATATGGTGTATATTGCTCTGTTGTGAGAGTTTTGTGGTTGTAGGGTGGGGCTGTGTCAGGCTTTAATTCCTTCTGCAGTACTGTATTTGAGCTCTGGTTATGATTTAGTGTCCTGTTATTTACTGGGTGTTGCTAGGTCTGGGTATGTGGCTGTTGTTCCTTACGTCGTTGTTTCTATTTTACAAAGGTGTTGTAGGTGAAGATTTAAGGCTGTGGTTACTGTGGACGAGACTAGTGGAGGTGTTGTCCAGTGGTACAGTGTTACACTCTGAAGATGGAGACATCCTCATTATGTACGAGGATAAAACTTGGTGATTGAACCTTCTCATGATATAACAATAATTTGTGTGTTATATTTATTCTTCAGTCGTTGTGCCTTATTTACAAGCTACGATACATGAAGCCCCGTTTAATTATGGGGAAAACTTGGCAAAGTGTTTCTGCTGCTCTCACCGGTGtcgtggtgtggtgaggcacaatGAGGACTGTGTGAGGGCGGGAGCGGTGAGTCCCGCGAAGTGCTGAATGCAGGATCTGGTTCCCACCACACCTGTAGGCCTAGGCCGCTCCACCGTCACCATGTCGGACTACGTAGGGGAGAGTCTTGCGTGGGCGGGCGGTCACGTTATGCCGCCCGTGGCCCTCGTGTCTGCCAGAGAGACTACCACCTCCTGGCGCCTACCGCGGGACGCCAGAATAGTGCCGCGGCCTTCTTTCAACATCCCCCGCAGCGCCACCGTTGCCTGCCGCACCGCGAGCGGGGCTTCGCGCAGCAAGAGACCCGCGGTGGCCGCAGCATGGGGTACACTGGACCCAATGGCCACAGGCGCCAGTCGGGAAGCAGGTAACATGGCCCCGGAGCCGCCTCTTGTTACCGTCCATGTAAACAATAATAGCTGTGCCGCCTCTGGCTCTGAGGCCTTCTTCAACCTGACACAACATGGCGGCCGCAGAGGCACGGCCATCTCGCGCTCGTCGTCCTGTGTGTCGGCTATCAATCGGGGAGCTTATAAGATACATTCATTAACTCCGGCCGCCACCTATAATGGACTTGGAAGACGTGAAAGTATAGCTCACGCCGGCCGACGGCTCGGGCGAAGCTACAGTGTGGCTCCGGGCGATGGCGTGCTCTCTGTAATGGCCAAAGGTGCCCATGTAACTGGCCGGCGAGCTCAGAGACTTCGACCACACCTGTCCTTCTGCTGCGACCATCAcgtgtaccaccagcaccagcatctcACCCTCCAGCATCAACCAGCAAAATACCAAAAGACTTACGGCCACACCGAGCACTTAGACAAGGCCCTAAACGGTACTAGCGGATCCATGATGCTGGGAGTAGCGACGTCCCCGCCCGTGGTGACACAGCCCCGTGTCCTCTACCCATCTGTGGGGCCTGGCAAGTGGCACCATAGTGACCACGACGCTGCAGGCTGCACGTGCCGACCGTGcagtttgggagtggtggtggcacGTGCTTACAAGGCCGTACTCAGGGCCGCCTCCTACTGTAAGTACCTGCGACCTACAGTTATATAGTAGTACTAGATTGTTACCCCCCTAGTGCAGTGACGATGATAAGCTCCCTTGAGCCTTTGTCACTGCTGGTTAATGCTAGTTCTTTGTATGGAAATTTTCTCACTTAGTTAAGCTCCCGTGGTATGAACGACTTAAGCATGGATCAttatatatatgcaggcgatgagtcacaataacgtggctaaagtaagttgaccagaccacacactagaaggtgaagggacgacgacgtttcggtccgtcctggaccattctcaagtcaattgtgacttgagaatggtcggtcgtcgtaccttcaccttctagtgtgtagtctggtcaacattatatatatatatatatatatgtattttctccATAGGCCTACTTGACGAATATACTTGCTTTACAAACTATGAATTATACGTTTAACTTACAACGTTTAAAACAAAATGTGTTTAAGCATTACAGCCTCACCAAGATGTATCCTCTATTGGGCACACCGAGGCAAAATGTATCCTCTAGTGGTGATTgatgaagactaagccacccaagagttgacacgggcatgagtagcccggatGTCCTCTAGTGGACACACTGCTCCTACAATCATCCTCTGATAGGCACGCTGCGGCCTCACATACTCAGGGTATTTCCGTTAAGATGTCTGGCAGGGAAGTGAGGCGAGTGCCACACGAGTTAACACATTGCTAAGAACCAATCGTATtgacgtttgcctttccattggagactttcagcgccgtggagaggttggggggacctgctgcatgggtaacagcttctcctccatatcaacctaccctggctttgtgccctggtgaggccactccagaccgacaaccagagggcAACACCattgtctcctgagactgatggatgcctactgctaATAAAAGTCTTAGGTGTATAGAGCGCCAGGGCCGTCCAAGGCTAAGGAAAATGGCTTCACGGAAGTTTGGTTAAATTCTACGAGGGTGTTTACACCCGTCGTGTTAAAGTGTGGGATAATGCGTCATTAGTACGCATCATGTTTATATTTAGTTAAGGATCTCGGGGCTGGATTACTGTGATTACCTCTGCACGTAAGGGGGAAATTCCAGTCTAGGACCGTAATATTTTCTTCTCACAAGCGTCGCAGTTATCGGCCCGCACGCAAAAATGAACCCAACTGCTTGTGGTAAACATTAAAAAAATGAATATCAGTTAAAAATAAATCTGCTGAATTCATGGTCAGGGTCACGTGGTCAGGGGTCACGTGGTCAGGGTCACGTGGTCAGGGTCACGTGGTCAGGGTCACGTGGTCAGGGGTCACGTGGTCAGGGGCATCGTGGTCAGGGTCACGTGGTCAGGGGCATCGTGGTCAGGGTCACGTGGTCAGGGTCACGTGGTCAGGGGTCACGTGGTCAGGGTCACGTGGTCAGGGGCATCGTGGTCAGGGGCATCGTGGTCAGGGTCACGTGGTCAGGGGCATCGTGGTCAGGGTCACGTGGTCAGGGGTCACGTGGTCAGGGGTCACGTGGTCAGGGTCACGTGGTCAGGGGCATCGTGGTCAGGGGCATCGTGGTCAGGGTCACGTGGTCAGGGGTCACGTGGTCAGGGTCACGTGGTCAGGGGCATCGTGGATAAACAAGGAATGTTCAAATGCCATAAGTAAACAATGAACAATAACAAAGGAACTGGCGAACATAATCTTGCGGTGTCCGGAGGTGACTTGCACCGGAGGATGACGGCAAGAGTTTGTTCGGATGACTTAATGAAGACTAGCCTGGGGCATGGAGGAGGCTGGCGGTCAGGTGGCTGTCCGCTCCTCTCATCCATCCCCACATccaccatcccatcccatcccctcACGCGTGGATAGGCGTTAGgggatgggagggagagaggagcggacacacacacacacacgtgacgtaGCCTAAACAGTATTCCAtgacaaggaacacacacacacacacacacacacacacacacacacacacacacacacacacacacacacacacacacacacacacacacacacacctgattaGGAAAACGTATTTTCATGAGGCTTAGCAGTTGATGATACTGGGAATGTtgacttgttgaccagaccacacactagaaggtgaaaggacgacgacgtttcgtcgacttgagaatggtccaggacggaccgaaacgtcgtcgtcccttcaccttctagtgtgtggtctggtcaacatactttagccacgttattgtgactcctcgcctgcatgggAATGTTGACGTTTGTGAGGTGGGTTACACTAGACGGAGAGCAGCAtaagcaggtgtggtggtggaggtgaaggCAGCGCCTGTGAGGGTAAGACGGTCGTTGGTGCGTCTTGTTTTCCTCTCTCTGTTCTGAAGGAGTGCTTCAGAGTGCTAACTTTACACTGATGATGTCAATAAGTTACTACTGACAGAGGTTGTGTTCAATACGAGAGAGGagttagatgtgtgtgtgtgtgtgtgtgtgtgtgtgtgtatgtgtgtgtgtgtatcacgaaaaataaacgtgATTAAAAATCTGACAGTGTCAGACGGGCATacacgcgcgtgtgtgcgtgtatgcgcactcaactgtcaatcaactggagcatgtgtgtgtgtgtgtgtgtgtgtgtgtgtgtgtgtgtgtgtgtgtgtgtgtgtgtgtgtgtgtgtgtgtgtgtgtgtgtgtgtttgtgtgtgtgtgtacgcatccgcgcgcgtgtgtgtgtacgcgtgcgcacgtgtgcgtgcgtgctcaCGTGAAGCATCTCCTCAATGATCTCACCAAGACACCAGGAGTTACAAGCCCACACTTTCACACGATACAGTGTGACATGCAAATTTCTTCAcatctttgtttttttttttttgta
The sequence above is drawn from the Procambarus clarkii isolate CNS0578487 chromosome 57, FALCON_Pclarkii_2.0, whole genome shotgun sequence genome and encodes:
- the LOC123745060 gene encoding uncharacterized protein; this encodes MQDLVPTTPVGLGRSTVTMSDYVGESLAWAGGHVMPPVALVSARETTTSWRLPRDARIVPRPSFNIPRSATVACRTASGASRSKRPAVAAAWGTLDPMATGASREAGNMAPEPPLVTVHVNNNSCAASGSEAFFNLTQHGGRRGTAISRSSSCVSAINRGAYKIHSLTPAATYNGLGRRESIAHAGRRLGRSYSVAPGDGVLSVMAKGAHVTGRRAQRLRPHLSFCCDHHVYHQHQHLTLQHQPAKYQKTYGHTEHLDKALNGTSGSMMLGVATSPPVVTQPRVLYPSVGPGKWHHSDHDAAGCTCRPCSLGVVVARAYKAVLRAASYCKYLRPTVI